Genomic segment of Dongia rigui:
AGAGGGCGAAGCGCAGACCAAGACCGGCACCGAGGCGCTTGAGGCCTATTGCGTCAACCTCAACCAGAAGGCCCAGAACGGCAAGATCGATCCGCTCATCGGCCGTGATGGCGAAGTGTCGCGCACCATCCAGGTGCTGTGCCGCCGTACCAAGAATAACCCGCTCTATGTCGGTGATCCGGGTGTGGGCAAGACCGCGATCGCGGAAGGCCTAGCCCGTCGTATCGTCAAGGGCGACGTACCGGATGTGCTGAAGAACGCCACCATCTTCTCGCTCGACATGGGTTCGCTGCTGGCGGGTACCCGCTATCGCGGTGACTTCGAAGAACGTTTGAAGGCCGTGGTGAAGGAGCTCGAGAATCTCGAGGGCGCCATCCTGTTCATCGACGAGATTCATACGGTGATCGGCGCGGGTGCCACCTCCGGCGGTTCGATGGATGCCTCCAACCTCCTGAAGCCCGCGCTTCAGTCCGGCTCGCTGCGCTGCATCGGGTCGACGACCTACAAGGAATATCGCCAGCATTTCGAAAAAGATCGCGCGCTGGTTCGCCGCTTCCAAAAGATCGACGTCAACGAGCCGTCGCAGGAAGATGCGGTGAAGATCCTGCGGGGCCTGAAGCCCTATTACGAAAAGCACCACAACGTCCGCTACACCGCGGAAGCGATCCGTGCGGCAGTCGAGCTGTCGTCGCGCTATATCGGCGATCGAAAGCTGCCCGACAAGGCGATCGACATCATCGACGAAGTGGGTGCGGCGCAAATGCTGCTGCCCGAGTCGAAGCGCAAGAAGACCATCACGGTGAAGGATGTCGAAGCGGTGGTCGCCATCATCGCGCGTATCCCGGCGAAGTCGGTTTCGAAGGACGACAAGATTGCGTTGAAGTCGCTGGAGCGGGATCTGAAGACCATGGTGTTCGGCCAGGACCCCGCAATCGACGCCCTGTGCGCCGCCATCAAGCTTGCCCGAGCGGGCTTGCGCGAGCCGGACAAGCCGATCGGCTCCTATCTCTTCTCTGGTCCGACCGGCGTCGGCAAGACCGAGGTGGCCAAGCAGCTGGCCCGCATCATGGGCATCGAGCTCATCCGCTTCGACATGTCGGAATATATGGAGCGGCACACGGTCTCGCGGCTCCTCGGCGCCCCTCCGGGCTATGTCGGCTTCGACCAGGGCGGCCTGCTGACCGACGCGATCGACCAGCATCCGCATGCGGTGTTGCTGCTCGACGAAATCGAAAAGGCGCATCCGGACCTCTTCAACATCCTGTTGCAGGTGATGGATCACGGCAAGCTCACGGACCACAACGGCAAGGCGGTCGATTTCCGCAACGTCATTCTCATCATGACCACCAATGCCGGTGCCGCGATGATGGCGAAATCGGCGATCGGCTTCATGCGCGACAAGCGTGAGGGTGAGGACCAGGCGGAGATCGAGCGGATGTTCGCCCCCGAGTTCCGCAACCGCCTCGATGCCATCATCCCGTTTGCCAATCTGTCGCCGGAGATCGTGGCGCAGGTGGTCGACAAGTTCGTCATGCAGCTGGAAGCGCAGCTTGCCGACCGCCACGTCAATATCGAGCTGACCGACGCGGCCAGGAAGCACCTCGCCGATATCGGGTTCGATCCGCTCTATGGCGCGCGGCCTTTGAGCCGGACGATCCAGGAGCACATCAAGAAGCCGCTGGCCGAGGAATTGCTGTTCGGCAAGCTCGAGAAGGGCGGCACGGTCCGCGTCGATTTCGACCAGGAGAAGCAGAAGCTCACCTTCGAGATCGTCGAATCCAAATCCTCACCGCGCGAGGAGACGGTCGAACCCGTCGACGCCTGAGGGAAAACAACCGGCAGGCTAGCCAGCATTTTCTAGCCACTCCTGCCTTCCACATCGGCGCCCGGTCCCTTACGATCGGGCGCCGTTTTGCCATGAGGGGAAGGCCATGAACGACCAAAGCAAGATCGCTGAATCGGATGCGTTGCGAGACCTCTATGGCGAGCCGGTGCCGGCCTCGCTGGTGAAGGAGATGACCTTCCTCACCGAGCCCTATGCGGCGTTCATCAAGGCTTCGCCCTTTGTCGTGCTCTCCACCTGCGGCGAGGAGGGGCTTGATGCCTCCCCGCGCGGCGGTCCGCCGGGCTTTGTGCGCATCGTCGACAAAAAGACATTGATGCTGCCGGACCGCAGCGGCAACAACCGCGTCGACAGCCTCAGCAATGTCGTCACGGACTCGCGGGTCGCCCTGTTGTTCCTGGTGCCGGGTGTCGGTGAGACGATGCGAGTCAATGGCCGCGCCAAGATCTCAGTCGATCCGCAACTGGTGGCAAGCTTTGCCGACGTCAACGGCAAGATCCCACGCTCGGTGCTGATCATCGAGATCGATCGGGCCTATGTGCACTGCTCGCAATCCCTTTCACGCTCGAAGCTGTGGGACCCGGCAGCGCAAGTCGACCGCAAGGCGCTGCCCAGCATCGGACAGATGCTGCAGGCCTGTCGCGCCGAGTTTGACGGCGCCGCCTATGACAAGCGCAATGAAGAAGAAGGCGGTCTCATTCCCGAGGATTGAGGTCCCAGCTTCCTTTCTGCAAGCTGACATGGTGTTGGCGCAATACCTGTTCAACAGAAAGCTGTCTGTCAGTCGTACTTGATAGCGTTCCTTTCGCGGCCGTTGCAGGCGGACGTGGCTGACAAGAGCCGAACTTTCATTTGGAGCTTTCTTACATGTCGACTTATTCCATGCGCGGCCTGTGGCTCGGCGCGGCGATCCTCGTTGCCTCGAGCCTGCCGGCCTTTGCCGATTCAACCGTCAATGTCGATCTGACCGGCGATGCCGGGGACAAGATGGGCATGAAGCTCGACCATGATTCCGTTCCGGCCGGCAAGGTCACCTTCGTCGTCAAGAACGATGCCATGGCCACCAACCACGAAATGGTCGTGATCAAGCTGAAGCACAAGAACGACAAGATCCCGATGCTCAAAGGCAAGCATCGCGTCGACGAGGATAAGCTGAAGTCGATGGGTGAGGTCGAAGACCTGGAGCCGGGCAAGACCGGCGAGATGAGCGCCGATCTGAAGGCCGGCGACTATCTCCTGCTGTGCAACCTCAAGGGCCATTACGAGGCCGGCATGATGTCGTATTTCACGGTGACGAAGTAACGCGACCGCGTCGCTCCGCCCTTGCCGTTTACGGCGAGGGCGGAATGCGCGTTAGGATGCCTTCTTCGCCGCTTTCTTGACGGCTTTCTTGGCCGTCTTTTTTGCGGCGGTTTTGGTGGCGACTTTCTTGGCCGGCTTTGCTTCGCCGTCATCAGCATCAGCCGCGGCCGGTTTCTTGGCCGTCTTCTTGGCAGCGGTCTTCTTGGCTGCCGCTTTCGGGGCCGCTTTCTTCTTTCCCTTGCCGCCACCGGCGGCTTCGCGGGCGGCGATCAACTGCAGGGCTTCGTCGAGGGTGAC
This window contains:
- a CDS encoding pyridoxamine 5'-phosphate oxidase family protein translates to MNDQSKIAESDALRDLYGEPVPASLVKEMTFLTEPYAAFIKASPFVVLSTCGEEGLDASPRGGPPGFVRIVDKKTLMLPDRSGNNRVDSLSNVVTDSRVALLFLVPGVGETMRVNGRAKISVDPQLVASFADVNGKIPRSVLIIEIDRAYVHCSQSLSRSKLWDPAAQVDRKALPSIGQMLQACRAEFDGAAYDKRNEEEGGLIPED
- the clpA gene encoding ATP-dependent Clp protease ATP-binding subunit ClpA → MLSPNLEQTLHRALALASERRHDYATLEHLLLALTDDQDAVAVMRACNVDVDRLKRDLVDYVDNQLANIISKQQAEAKPTAGFQRVVQRAAIHVQSSGREEVTGANILVALFSERESHAVYFLQEQEMTRLDAVNYISHGIAKVAGRAEPKRVRGAAEKTEEGEAQTKTGTEALEAYCVNLNQKAQNGKIDPLIGRDGEVSRTIQVLCRRTKNNPLYVGDPGVGKTAIAEGLARRIVKGDVPDVLKNATIFSLDMGSLLAGTRYRGDFEERLKAVVKELENLEGAILFIDEIHTVIGAGATSGGSMDASNLLKPALQSGSLRCIGSTTYKEYRQHFEKDRALVRRFQKIDVNEPSQEDAVKILRGLKPYYEKHHNVRYTAEAIRAAVELSSRYIGDRKLPDKAIDIIDEVGAAQMLLPESKRKKTITVKDVEAVVAIIARIPAKSVSKDDKIALKSLERDLKTMVFGQDPAIDALCAAIKLARAGLREPDKPIGSYLFSGPTGVGKTEVAKQLARIMGIELIRFDMSEYMERHTVSRLLGAPPGYVGFDQGGLLTDAIDQHPHAVLLLDEIEKAHPDLFNILLQVMDHGKLTDHNGKAVDFRNVILIMTTNAGAAMMAKSAIGFMRDKREGEDQAEIERMFAPEFRNRLDAIIPFANLSPEIVAQVVDKFVMQLEAQLADRHVNIELTDAARKHLADIGFDPLYGARPLSRTIQEHIKKPLAEELLFGKLEKGGTVRVDFDQEKQKLTFEIVESKSSPREETVEPVDA